The genomic segment GCAACCTCGCAGAGTCGACATTCCAGCTCGCCACACCGCAGCCCCTCGGCCGACGCGGGCCATCGATGAGTCATTGGTATCTGGGCATTGGTCATTCGGATTTCGACATTCGTCATTCGGCCCTCCGCTCGGCTGGGAAGCGGAAGACCCAGGAAAGGATTCCGGGGCCAGCGGACCGCCCGGGCATCTCCGTTTGAGGATTGATCGCCCTCTATTTCGGCTCGATCTCGATAGCTACGTCGTCGATGTAGTAGGTCAGTTGCGTTTCCCAAACGGCACTGATGCCGAATGCGACGCGAATCTTGCCGTTGGTGGTGGCGGTGGCATCGATGACGTAGGTGTATGTCTTCCACCCTGCGACCTGGTCTGCGGCCATGCTGACGTCGAAATCCGACTCAGCGTCAGGGGCCTTGCCGCCGGCATACGCCGCAACTTTGGCCAGGGTGTTGAAGCTTTCCGATTCGCTCCAGAGCGAGAGCGACAGCATGACGGAGTATACCCTGCCGGCGGTGACATCGAATTCGCGGACCAACCAGATGGTCCCGTCGTCCTGGCCACCGTCAAGACAGAACCTGGCTGAATACCGGCCCTCGACAGCCTGAGCATCGCTCTGTTCGATCGCCCAAGCCACCGGATTACCGGGGTTGTTGGGGTCTTCGGGCACGTCCGAACCCTGCATCCACGATCCCAAACCGGTCTCGAATCCGTCGTTGAAGATGACGGGCTCTTCGACGGGTGTCGTCAGGCAGTTGGCGCCTGTTATTGCGAACAAGCCAACCAGTGTGATCAGAATCCACCATGTGTTTCCCATTGCATCCTCCTTTGTCGCTCCGTTTGAGGTGTCCGGCGGGCAAGGTCACCTTACGGTCAAGCCTCCAGCAGCGTCTTGCCGTCAACCTCGATGCGCACCGGCCTGCGGAATCGCTTAACGGTATCCGCATCGATGTCGACGCCCAGGCCGGGGGCCTCGGTCAGCCGTACCAAGCCGTCTGAGCCGGGTTGGAGGCAGGGTTTGCACAGGTTCTCGGCCAGGGGCGAGCCGGACTGTGGATATTCGAGGTAGACGAACCGCTCGACGCCGGCGAATACGTGCATCGCCGCCGCCAGGCTGAGCTTGCTCTTAAAAGTATGATTGACGTAGATGGCCCCGTGCTTCTCGGCCAGTCTGCGGACGTCATGCGCAGGGGTGATGCCCCCGATTCGCCCTGCATCGATCTGGACAAACGACACGCCCCCGTGCATGAGCAGATCCTCGGCGAATCGCACGGTATTGGAGCCCTCGCCTCCGGCCAGTCTGACCGGCGACTGTTCAGCCAAGCGGCCGTAGGCTTCAATCGCGTGGGGGTGAAACGGCTCTTCAAGCCAAGTGATGTTGTACTCGGCGAAGCGGCGAGCCCGCAGCAGGGCGGTTTGAACATCGTGGCCCCAGACGCATCCGGCATCAATCATGACCTCGTTGTCCGGCCCCATGCCCGCGCGGGCGGCGGCCACCAGGGCGACATCGTCATCGAGTGTTCCCTTGCCCATCGGCCCCCATCCGAACTTCGCGGCCCTGAAGCCGGCCGCTGCCAGCGATCCGGCCCGCTCGCGGGTCTGCTGAGCCGTGTCACCGAAGAGGACCGAGCCGTAGGGTCTCTTGGGATAAGCCTTCTGATCACCAAGGAGGCGGTACACCGGCAGACCGCGTTTCTTGCCTAGGATGTCCCAAAGGGCGATGTCGGCTCCCGAGTAAGCGTGGTGGATCTGTTCGATATCCAGTCCGCGGGCCCAGACTTTGGCCTGGATCCGCCGGATGTCCTCTGGTGTCTCGACGGTCTCGCCGAGAATGGTCTCGCGGATGTTAACGATATTGCTGTGCGACGGCGGGCAGCAATAGACAGCCATTGAGACCAAAGGTGACGCGTCGCACTCTCCAAAGCCTTCGATTCCGGCGTCGGTGCCAATGTGGACCAGGAGGGTATCCTGGGTCCCGTCGGCCGCATCGGTAATCTGCGGCAGTGCCAGGTAATAGAGCTCGATGTCGGTGATCTTCATGCCACTACTTTGCCCGTGCAGCGGTTTTGTGGCAAGGGGGGAGCATCCCGTTTTCGGTCGCGTTACGAAGGTCTGGCATGGTCGGAATCTGCGCGGCGGACGAAGCCTGCCGACGATCCGGGAAGCTCTCGGCAGGTCTCGGTCGCCGCAGCGACCTTACCCCTGCCCTGCTTGCGGCAACCGTCGACACATGTGCAACTATTTCAGGGATGCACCCTTGCAGGGACGCTGCGGTTCGGTCGCGCTTGATTCCATTGCCTTTGGTCGCTATATCCATGGGCGATCGGAAGGGCAATTCCTCGCTTGCAACGGGCTCGCCGGCGGTGCGGGCCGGAAAGAAAGGAGAGACGCGCGATGGCAAAAACCTGTAACGTCGCCCTGATCGGCCAGGGTTTTATGGGCCGAACGCACAGCAATGCCTATCTGAAGGTCGCCAAGTTCTTCAAACTGCCGGTCCAGCCGGTGATGCACACGGTCTTTGGCATGAAGGAGGAGGATCCCCAGGCGTTCGCGGACCGCTGGGGTTGGAAGCACTCCTCCTCTGACTGGAAGAGCGTGATCCGGAACGAGGAGATCGACTTCGTCGATATCGTCACGCCTAATTACATGCACATGCCGCCGGCAATGGAGGCCCTGGAGGCCGGCAAACCGGTGGCTTGCGAAAAGCCCATTGCGGGCACGCTTGCCGACGCGAGGGCGATGGTCGAGGCCGCCAAGAAGGCCAAAGTCAAGACTTTCGTGTGGTACAACTATCGGCGTTGCGCGGCGGTGGCGCTGGCCCACCAGCTTGTGAAGGAAGGCAAGATCGGACGCATTTACCATGTCCGTTGCATCTATCTGCAGGAGTGGGGCGGTCCGGAGACCCCGCTGCTCTGGCGATTCCAGAAGAAACTCGCCGGCAGCGGCGCCCACGGCGATCTGAACGCCCACATCGTGGACATGGCTCGTTTCATTACCGGTGACGAGATCGTGGAGATCAGTGGGGCGATTGCCGAGACCTTTATCAAGGAGCGTACTCTGGTCGAGACCGGGCCCAGCGGCGGGATTGCCGGAGGGGCCAAAGGCGCTAAAAAGAAGGGCAAGGCCGACGTCGACGACGCGGTGCTGTTCCTTGTTCGGTTCAAGAAGGGGGCGGTGGGCAGCTTCGAGGCCAGTCGGTTGGCCACCGGTTACCAGAACCAGAACGGGATCGAGATCCACGGCGACAAGGGCGCGCTGCGGTTCCGGTTCGAGGACATGAACTACCTGGACTACTGGGACAACACCATTGAGCGTCGACTGCAAGGCTGGAAGCGGATCATGTGCACATCGGGAGGGAATCATCCTTACGTCGGGAACTGGTGGCCGGATGCCCACATTCTGGGCTACGAGCACGGCTTTATCAACCAGGCCGCGGATATCATGAGGGTTTTGGGCGGCGAGAAGCCCGAGGTGCCGCTTCCTGATTTTGCCGATGCCTATGAGACGCAGCGCGTTCTGGAAGCGGCGTTGTTGTCGGCCGAGAGCCGTTGTGCGGTGAAGATGAGCGAGGTGAAATAACGAAGCCGGCTCAGCCTGGCGCCACGGCTAAGTCGGTTCGAAGGGGCGGCTCACGCCAAGCGGCGTGGACCGCCCGTCTTCTGCGCAGCCTGCGTGAAGTTGCCGGTGGACACGGGGACCGGCTGCTATGAGCAAACGCACAATGGCGCAGCTCACTTGGTGGCGACGGATTCCGTCAGTTTCAGGAATTCCTCCGTTGTGATGATGTAGTCGTATTGGCTGTTGAGCAGGCCGGGGCGCCAGAGCGACATCAGGCCGGCGAAGGTGGCATCTTCGACGCAGAGCGTGCGGTAGCCGCGCTCCTTGGCGGCAATCGAGGTCTTGCCGAGGCATGCGTCGGTATGACCGCCGATGAATACCAGGTTCTTGACCCCGAGATTGCGCAACACGTAATCGATATTGGAGGATGCAAAGGCATCGTGATCCGTCTTGGCGATGACGTATTCTCCCTCACGGACACCG from the Phycisphaerae bacterium genome contains:
- a CDS encoding mandelate racemase/muconate lactonizing enzyme family protein; translation: MKITDIELYYLALPQITDAADGTQDTLLVHIGTDAGIEGFGECDASPLVSMAVYCCPPSHSNIVNIRETILGETVETPEDIRRIQAKVWARGLDIEQIHHAYSGADIALWDILGKKRGLPVYRLLGDQKAYPKRPYGSVLFGDTAQQTRERAGSLAAAGFRAAKFGWGPMGKGTLDDDVALVAAARAGMGPDNEVMIDAGCVWGHDVQTALLRARRFAEYNITWLEEPFHPHAIEAYGRLAEQSPVRLAGGEGSNTVRFAEDLLMHGGVSFVQIDAGRIGGITPAHDVRRLAEKHGAIYVNHTFKSKLSLAAAMHVFAGVERFVYLEYPQSGSPLAENLCKPCLQPGSDGLVRLTEAPGLGVDIDADTVKRFRRPVRIEVDGKTLLEA
- a CDS encoding Gfo/Idh/MocA family oxidoreductase, with the translated sequence MAKTCNVALIGQGFMGRTHSNAYLKVAKFFKLPVQPVMHTVFGMKEEDPQAFADRWGWKHSSSDWKSVIRNEEIDFVDIVTPNYMHMPPAMEALEAGKPVACEKPIAGTLADARAMVEAAKKAKVKTFVWYNYRRCAAVALAHQLVKEGKIGRIYHVRCIYLQEWGGPETPLLWRFQKKLAGSGAHGDLNAHIVDMARFITGDEIVEISGAIAETFIKERTLVETGPSGGIAGGAKGAKKKGKADVDDAVLFLVRFKKGAVGSFEASRLATGYQNQNGIEIHGDKGALRFRFEDMNYLDYWDNTIERRLQGWKRIMCTSGGNHPYVGNWWPDAHILGYEHGFINQAADIMRVLGGEKPEVPLPDFADAYETQRVLEAALLSAESRCAVKMSEVK